The Setaria viridis chromosome 6, Setaria_viridis_v4.0, whole genome shotgun sequence genome includes the window GGAGTGACTGAGTACGAGGCCAAGGCGCTTGAGGCACTGAAGGCTGAGCTGAAGGGAAGCATTGAGAAGGGCATCGCGTTCGCAAACAAACAGCAGGAAGCTGCCGCGTCTGTTTGAAGCGGGTGAAATGAAAATCCACAAGAAGAGAATAAATGAACAATGATCTAGAATCCACAATGGCTTTTAGTTTTACAGCCTAGAATTTTTTGTGTCGACAGTAGGAAGATGCTCCAGACGAGCTGCAATTGTGGCTGTTGTTAGCTTCTAATGGATACGTACGTGGGTGCTGGATGCCCCCCAAGTTATCTTTTTCTGAACCAGGCCCTGCTTAACACAACACATAAATTTTGCTCCTTTTCCATTGTGGTTGTGTCTGTACTCTGTAGGTTGTTGGAGTTTACAAACTACCAGAGAGCTAATAAAGCATTTTTACGAAAGCAATGTGTACCAAAGATCTATTGTGGTTGTGTTTGTACTGTCGTATTGCCTGCTGTTTAACAATACAACTCTGTTTCCTTGCCTACTTATGCCATTACTTTGTTTCTATGTAATTGTCCATTTGGTTGACAATAACTTGTCGAATTTGTTATGTTAGATCTCTATTTCGACAGGGACGGCTGGAAGCTGGCATATGTCTTGGTAGATTAATTCGGAGCTCGCAACCAAGCAGGTGGTTTTAGAATTTGGCATGCTGTTGCTGTCCTGTTTTCTGATTGGGACTTGAGAGTCTCTAGCTTGTTTTTCTGCTCGGAAATCTGGCGTTTCCGTCTGTTCTGCTGTTGAACCATTTTTTTGCTTGGACGGGAAAACCTGGAGATGGAATGCCGGCCCGTGCACGCCATGGTTTCGTTCACAGCCACAATTGCTTGCTGCGTCGACAACGCCAGGCATCTGTCAACGCCACCGGTACTGAAAGACCAATGTTCCTTGCAGCTGCTGAAAGTTGGTCCCGAGGTTGGGACAGGGAAACTGCGATTGATCCATTCTTTTTTGTATTATAAAGAATTTACAGTACCAATCACTGCCGTAAATATGCACCCAACCTATCACATGAAAATGATTCTCCTTTGGTTATCAATTTTATTATCTCCTGAGTGTGAAAATATTCAGCTTGACATGTTTTCATCAATCCGGCACCATATGCATGAAGTGGctttatcaattttttttatctctgaATGTTAAAATATTCAGCTTGGCATGTTTACATCAATCTGGCACCATGCACATGAACTGGCTTTATCAATTTTATCTCCGAATGTGAAAAGATTCTTCTTGACATGTTTACATCGATTCAGCACCATATAAGCGAACTGGCTTTATCAATTTTTATCTCTCAGATGTGAAAATATTCAGCGTGTCATGTTTACATCGATTCAGCACCATACAGATGAATTGGCTCCATTGCTCTGGCAGCACATGAGCACTTCTTTTATTTGCAAAACTAACCATGAATTGGGGAAATGAACATTCCAATTCCATCACCATCCTCTTGCAGGAGAATGATAGCAAAAGGACACGTTCTTTGAAGCAACCGGAAACAGCTACTAGATCAGAAGGCCGGGAACTCGATCCTGCTGCCGCAGGGCCTGCCGCGGGGGAGGATGGGGCACTCGACGAGGCTGTCGCCGGCGGCGTTGACGCAGAAGTAGAGCTGGTAGAGCTGGCTGTTGCCGGACTCGTCGCGGTTGCACTCCACGTAGGGCTCGAACCCGGTGCCGTCCCGGATGGCGCCCTTGATCTGGTCCAGCGTGTAGTAGCCGCCGTCGGGcctgacgccgccggcggcgagcgcccgGAGCACGCCGAGCCggtcgcggaggcggagcgccGCCTGGAAGTAGCCGTGCTCGTCGAAGACGTTGGAGGCGCAGGTGCCGTGCTTCTCCCACTCGTGGCCCCAGAAGCGGAGCCCGTCGTTGGTCGGGCACGCCAGCGTCGGCCACTTGGCGCGCAGGCTGCTCAGCAGGTCGCTCACCTGCCAACGCGTCACGCACCGTGTCATGTTAGCGTGACAAACTGACAGCAACATCTCCATGTAGTACCGTGCCTAATGCAACGAATATTCGGAACTGTGCTTGCTTGGGACGTGCAGGAATAATGTGATTCTCTTGCAAGggtgatttttctttttaactggGATGACGGTAAATTCAGTTTGTAACAACAACGAAAAATCACTGATACATTTTTTCTCATTGAAAGAACAGAGTGTTAACAGTATGGGGAAGGAAACTGTAGCTACGAATTTTGCAggtggccttgtttagttgccgaagtttggaggtgccaaattactat containing:
- the LOC117860180 gene encoding ribonuclease 1, with translation MASARLSLAAAILLMVLAAVAPGRAAAQDYDFFYLVLQWPGSYCDTRQSCCYPKSGKPAADFGIHGLWPNRDDGSYPQNCNPDSEFDPSKVSDLLSSLRAKWPTLACPTNDGLRFWGHEWEKHGTCASNVFDEHGYFQAALRLRDRLGVLRALAAGGVRPDGGYYTLDQIKGAIRDGTGFEPYVECNRDESGNSQLYQLYFCVNAAGDSLVECPILPRGRPCGSRIEFPAF